One segment of Penaeus vannamei isolate JL-2024 chromosome 3, ASM4276789v1, whole genome shotgun sequence DNA contains the following:
- the LOC113803395 gene encoding ras-like protein family member 10B: MVNDRVYQLCLADLPPVRAFPQNSYSEWADYRFYGLRSAMAYMFVFDLTSYDSFTHIKALRDQMYESRDMREVGVVVVGNKRDLLDSSDARDKREMREVAGVVRKQWKASYVEVSAKCNWHVVAAFRELLLAVEDAQAHTHARPHNLHELHEAIEHSKCTIL, translated from the exons ATGGTCAACGACCGAGTCTATCAGCTGTGTCTCGCCGATCTGCCCCCCGTCAGAG CGTTCCCCCAAAACTCCTACTCCGAGTGGGCTGACTACCGCTTCTACGGACTCCGCTCTGCGATGGCCTACATGTTCGTCTTCGATCTCACGTCCTACGATTCCTTCACCCACATCAAGGCCCTGCGAGACCAG ATGTACGAGTCCCGCGACATGCGCGaggtgggcgtggtggtggtgggcaACAAGCGCGACCTGCTGGACTCCTCGGACGCCCGGGACAAGCGCGAGATGCGGGAGGTGGCCGGCGTGGTTCGCAAGCAGTGGAAGGCCTCGTATGTGGAAGTGTCTGCCAAGTGTAACTGGCATGTGGTGGCCGCTTTCCGAGAACTGCTCCTGGCGGTGGAGGACGCTCaggcccacacgcacgcacgcccgcacaacCTACACGAACTCCACGAGGCGATCGAGCACTCGAAATGTACTATATTGTGA